A window of the Cucurbita pepo subsp. pepo cultivar mu-cu-16 chromosome LG01, ASM280686v2, whole genome shotgun sequence genome harbors these coding sequences:
- the LOC111801694 gene encoding transcription factor HHO2-like — MGFVDNFLDIRVGMDLRHYADALDQERRKIQVFQRELPLCLELVTRAIDSCRQQLSGVSTESSEHTSSDGPVLEEFIPINRASVDSHFENEEDELLQPEKNEGGRSDWLKTAQLWNQSPESPITEDVVKETASSAVEVKNNGGGGGGAFQPFQKGKTTPLKLEAAVDVAKTVGSSPIREATTSSTAETSKREEKESQTRRKQRRCWSSELHRRFVHALQQLGGPHVATPKQIRELMKVDGLTNDEVKSHLQKYRLHARRPTNSAMQDTGSSSSPQQFVVVGSLWVPPPPPKYTVATTAKSRNGIYAPVATTVRRQMTAEEGKGRQSGGVVQSNSPVTSSSTHTTTTSPSPA, encoded by the exons ATGGGTTTCGTTGATAATTTTCTGGATATTCGAGTCGGAATGGATTTGAGGCACTATGCTGATGCTCTGGATCAAGAACGTCGCAAAATTCAGGTCTTCCAGCGCGAACTTCCCCTTTGTTTGGAGCTTGTCACAAGAG CTATTGATTCTTGCCGGCAGCAGTTATCTGGGGTGTCAACAGAGAGCTCTGAACATACTTCCAGCGATGGCCCTGTTTTGGAGGAGTTTATCCCGATTAACAGAGCGTCTGTTGATTcccattttgaaaatgaagaagatgagctgTTACAACCAGAGAAAAACGAAGGGGGTCGATCGGATTGGCTTAAAACGGCTCAGCTTTGGAATCAATCACCGGAATCTCCCATTACAGAG GATGTTGTTAAGGAAACGGCGTCGTCTGCTGTTGAGGTAAAGAACaatggcggtggcggtggcggtgctTTTCAGCCGTTTCAGAAGGGGAAAACCACTCCATTAAAACTAGAGGCGGCGGTGGATGTCGCTAAAACAGTCGGCTCTTCTCCGATTCGTGAAGCGACGACGAGTTCGACGGCGGAGACTAGTAAACGAGAGGAAAAGGAATCTCAGACTCGGAGAAAACAAAGGCGGTGCTGGTCGTCGGAGTTACACCGGCGATTCGTTCACGCACTTCAACAGCTTGGCGGCCCTCATG TTGCTACGCCGAAACAAATCAGAGAGTTAATGAAGGTTGATGGGCTCACCAACGATGAAGTTAAAAGCCATTTACAG AAATACCGATTGCACGCAAGAAGGCCCACAAATTCTGCAATGCAAGACACCGGCAGCTCCTCATCGCCGCAGCAATTCGTGGTGGTCGGAAGCTTATGGGTGCCGCCGCCTCCACCGAAGTACACGGTAGCAACAACAGCGAAATCGAGAAATGGGATTTATGCTCCGGTGGCAACGACGGTGCGACGGCAGATGACGGCAGAGGAAGGGAAGGGGAGGCAGAGCGGCGGAGTTGTTCAATCGAATTCGCCGGTGACGTCTTCGTCGACTCACACCACCACAACCTCGCCGTCGCCGGCGTAG